Proteins from a genomic interval of Candidatus Deferrimicrobium borealis:
- a CDS encoding 1-acyl-sn-glycerol-3-phosphate acyltransferase produces MSAHVTLPVWVVAVLALLAALAAVDRLLLPGARWFLRRRVNIVLDEIGKRLHLEIRPFTLTKRQVLIDRLMYDPKVLEAAGARAIEGGIPREVVMAEVERYAREIVPAFNAYAYFRIGYWIARRAARLLYRVRVGFADEEGLSRVDPKATVVFVMNHRSNMDYVLVAYLAATRTALSYAVGEWARIWPLQTLVRTMGAYFIRRDSKDPLYRLVLERYVAMATEGGVVQAIYPEGGLTKDGALRTPRLGLLDYMTRAFDPKGERDIVFIPVGINYDRTLEDRSQVLALPPEAPRRGAGFAAATSLRFLLRNLLLMLRGRWYRFGYACVNFGSPLSMRSYIRERGIDLRALPREERFLETEKLAAALMRSVGRVVPVLPVSLVSTALLRFPGGRCSELELKAEVLRAIGELTGAGAHIYIPRADQDYAVTVGLRMLTLRNLVSEKDGLYAPLPEELPLLLYYANSIRHLFPGTGPVSPP; encoded by the coding sequence GTGAGCGCGCATGTGACCCTCCCGGTATGGGTTGTGGCCGTCCTCGCCCTCCTGGCGGCCCTTGCCGCCGTGGACCGACTGCTTCTTCCCGGCGCCCGCTGGTTCCTTCGACGCCGCGTGAACATCGTCCTCGACGAGATCGGCAAGCGGCTGCACCTCGAGATCCGCCCCTTCACCCTGACCAAGCGCCAGGTCCTCATCGACCGCCTGATGTACGACCCGAAAGTGCTCGAGGCGGCCGGGGCGCGCGCGATCGAGGGCGGGATCCCGAGAGAGGTCGTGATGGCGGAGGTCGAACGGTACGCCCGGGAGATCGTCCCCGCCTTCAACGCCTACGCCTACTTCCGGATCGGGTACTGGATCGCCCGTCGCGCCGCACGGCTGCTGTACCGGGTGCGGGTCGGGTTCGCCGACGAGGAGGGTCTCTCCCGCGTCGACCCGAAGGCGACCGTCGTCTTCGTGATGAACCACCGCAGCAACATGGATTACGTCCTCGTGGCGTACCTCGCCGCCACCCGCACGGCGCTGTCGTACGCCGTCGGCGAGTGGGCCCGGATCTGGCCGCTGCAGACCCTCGTCCGGACGATGGGCGCCTACTTCATCCGCAGGGACTCGAAGGACCCGCTGTACCGGCTGGTCCTCGAGCGGTACGTGGCGATGGCGACGGAGGGAGGCGTCGTCCAGGCGATCTACCCGGAGGGGGGCTTGACGAAGGACGGGGCGCTGCGCACGCCCCGGCTCGGCCTGCTCGACTACATGACCCGGGCCTTCGACCCGAAGGGGGAGCGCGACATCGTCTTCATCCCGGTGGGGATCAACTACGACCGGACGCTCGAGGACCGCAGCCAGGTGCTCGCGCTCCCGCCGGAAGCCCCGCGGCGCGGAGCAGGCTTCGCCGCCGCCACCTCCCTCCGGTTCCTCCTGCGGAACCTTCTCCTCATGCTGCGGGGGCGCTGGTACCGGTTCGGGTACGCGTGCGTCAACTTCGGGTCGCCGCTGTCGATGCGGTCGTACATCCGGGAACGCGGCATCGATCTTCGCGCTCTCCCCAGGGAGGAACGGTTCCTCGAGACGGAAAAGCTCGCGGCGGCGCTGATGCGTTCCGTGGGACGGGTGGTTCCGGTCCTCCCCGTCTCCCTGGTCTCGACGGCCCTCCTTCGCTTCCCCGGCGGGCGCTGCAGCGAACTGGAGCTGAAAGCCGAGGTCCTGCGGGCCATCGGGGAACTGACCGGCGCGGGCGCGCACATCTACATCCCGCGCGCGGACCAGGACTACGCCGTCACGGTGGGGCTGCGGATGCTCACCCTCCGGAACCTCGTCTCGGAGAAAGACGGTCTGTACGCTCCCCTTCCGGAGGAGCTTCCCCTGCTCCTCTACTACGCAAACTCCATACGCCACCTGTTCCCCGGAACCGGACCGGTATCCCCCCCCTAA
- a CDS encoding protein phosphatase 2C domain-containing protein yields MIRMESCGKTDVGLRRSNNEDAFVSAPERGLLALADGMGGAASGEVASAIFADTVRELLSAGPPSAVEEAEGLVRNTFLLANRRIRELAARAPEHEGMGCTGEMVLFTVDRFVVGHVGDSRVYLFREGRLRQVTKDHSFVQEQVDRGVLTPGQARVHAYRHMLLRALGIHDALAVDLLSGRAYPGDLLLLCSDGLTDMVGDLLIEERLASDLSLEAKAERLVRDACDAGGYDNVTVVLARVLQVEGWIESQRGDGVG; encoded by the coding sequence ATGATCCGGATGGAATCGTGCGGCAAGACGGATGTCGGGTTGCGCCGTTCCAACAACGAGGATGCGTTCGTATCGGCTCCCGAACGGGGGCTTCTGGCCCTGGCGGACGGGATGGGAGGGGCGGCATCCGGCGAAGTTGCCAGCGCCATCTTCGCGGACACCGTGCGGGAACTGCTTTCCGCCGGGCCTCCATCTGCCGTGGAGGAAGCCGAGGGGCTCGTCCGGAATACGTTCCTCCTCGCCAATCGGCGCATCCGCGAACTCGCCGCCCGGGCGCCCGAGCACGAGGGTATGGGCTGCACGGGGGAGATGGTTCTGTTCACCGTCGATCGATTCGTGGTGGGCCATGTGGGCGACAGCCGCGTCTACCTCTTCCGTGAAGGTCGGCTCCGCCAGGTGACGAAGGATCACTCGTTCGTGCAGGAGCAGGTCGACCGGGGGGTGCTCACTCCCGGGCAGGCGCGAGTTCACGCTTACAGGCACATGCTCCTTCGGGCACTGGGGATCCATGACGCGCTGGCCGTCGACCTCCTTTCCGGGAGGGCGTACCCGGGCGATCTCCTCCTGCTCTGTTCGGACGGCCTCACCGACATGGTCGGGGATCTCCTCATCGAGGAGAGGCTCGCATCCGACCTTTCCCTCGAAGCAAAGGCGGAACGCCTGGTCCGGGATGCGTGCGACGCCGGGGGGTACGACAACGTGACGGTCGTCCTGGCCCGGGTTCTCCAGGTCGAAGGATGGATCGAATCGCAGCGTGGGGACGGGGTCGGGTGA
- a CDS encoding CHASE2 domain-containing protein, with product MRGPSRYPTLPGILAGVVLTALGGALSVWSPPLAVSIEGKVYDSFLRSAARHPAPGPITIVDLDETSLERLGQWPWPRYRIARLLERIREDGATAAGLDMVFAEPDRTSLTPLSAEILRDLGTRIDLASVPQEALDTDRILAATLAGGPFVLGYQFDFEAARGDACVLHPLRAAVLDGGGTGDADAPFDARGVVCNLPALTTAAGSSGFFNVTPDPDGVLRRVPLVIRHKGALYPNLALALYLRARGGDAVLETGPEGVEALRLDGKRIPLDRHGNLLVNFRGPHRTFPHLSAAAVLEGTADPTRLKGRIVLLGTTAAGLKEIRTTPLDAAQPGVEIHANVLDNLLSGDPVAEPRWARAVRVLLVLIPGFLLTALLARSSAAWGLALVIPSAAGIWFGSWGLLAYRQVFLPPLLPVVTLTVVFTVLASLRFLQADRQVRERTRKLALTQDAIIQSLAALTETRHHETGGHIQRTRNYIRVLAGRLQSRSVFRNRLDDATVDLLFRLAPLHDIGKVGVPDRILLKPDRLTPEEYEEMKRHTLYGSETIRLAKRMMGEDAFFQIADDLVLNHHERWDGTGYPNRLREEAIPLPGRLMAVADAYDAIISHRVYKPALTHEEAVREMSEKRGTYFDPDVLDAFLEINEEFREIAARFAGAGVEPELPPEA from the coding sequence TTGAGAGGTCCTTCCCGCTACCCCACCCTTCCAGGGATCCTCGCCGGCGTCGTCCTCACCGCCCTCGGGGGCGCCCTCTCCGTCTGGTCTCCTCCCCTGGCCGTTTCCATCGAGGGGAAGGTCTACGACTCGTTTCTCCGGTCCGCCGCGCGGCACCCGGCGCCAGGCCCGATCACGATCGTGGATCTCGACGAGACGAGCCTCGAACGGCTGGGCCAATGGCCATGGCCGCGCTATCGGATCGCCCGCCTCCTCGAACGGATCCGCGAGGACGGCGCGACGGCGGCGGGGCTCGACATGGTGTTCGCCGAACCCGACCGGACGTCGCTCACGCCCCTCTCCGCGGAGATCCTGCGGGACCTCGGGACCCGGATCGACCTCGCGAGCGTTCCACAGGAAGCGCTGGACACGGACCGGATCCTCGCGGCGACGCTTGCCGGCGGTCCCTTCGTCCTCGGCTACCAGTTCGACTTCGAAGCGGCGCGGGGGGACGCGTGCGTCCTCCACCCGCTTCGCGCGGCGGTTCTCGACGGCGGAGGAACGGGAGACGCCGACGCCCCCTTCGACGCCCGGGGGGTCGTCTGCAACCTTCCCGCGCTGACGACGGCGGCCGGCTCCTCCGGCTTTTTCAACGTAACGCCCGACCCGGACGGAGTCCTGCGCCGCGTTCCCCTGGTGATCCGCCACAAGGGGGCGCTCTACCCGAACCTCGCCCTCGCCCTTTACCTGCGCGCCCGCGGCGGCGATGCCGTCCTCGAAACGGGACCGGAGGGGGTCGAGGCGCTGCGCCTGGACGGGAAGCGGATCCCCCTGGATCGTCACGGCAACCTGCTGGTGAACTTTCGCGGACCCCACCGGACCTTTCCCCACCTGTCCGCCGCCGCGGTCCTCGAGGGGACCGCGGACCCGACGCGGTTGAAGGGAAGGATCGTCCTGCTCGGGACCACCGCCGCCGGGCTCAAGGAGATCCGGACCACTCCCCTCGACGCCGCCCAACCCGGAGTGGAAATCCACGCCAACGTCCTCGACAACCTGCTTTCGGGAGACCCCGTCGCGGAGCCGCGATGGGCGCGGGCGGTGAGGGTCCTCCTCGTCCTCATCCCCGGTTTCCTCCTGACGGCCCTTCTGGCGCGGTCCAGCGCCGCATGGGGACTCGCGCTGGTCATCCCGTCCGCGGCGGGGATCTGGTTCGGGTCCTGGGGACTCCTCGCGTACCGGCAGGTCTTCCTTCCCCCGCTCCTGCCGGTGGTCACGTTGACGGTCGTCTTCACGGTCCTCGCCTCCTTGCGGTTCCTTCAGGCCGACCGGCAGGTACGCGAGCGAACCCGCAAACTCGCCCTGACGCAGGACGCCATCATCCAGAGCCTTGCCGCCCTGACGGAGACCCGGCACCATGAAACCGGGGGCCACATCCAGCGCACCCGGAACTACATCCGGGTCCTTGCCGGGCGGCTGCAGTCCCGTTCGGTGTTCCGGAACCGGCTGGACGACGCCACCGTGGATCTCCTCTTCCGCCTCGCCCCCCTCCACGACATCGGCAAGGTCGGCGTGCCCGACCGGATCCTCCTGAAGCCGGACCGGTTGACGCCGGAGGAGTACGAGGAGATGAAACGGCACACGCTGTACGGGTCCGAGACGATCCGGCTGGCGAAACGGATGATGGGGGAAGACGCCTTTTTCCAGATCGCGGACGATCTCGTCCTCAACCACCACGAGCGATGGGACGGAACCGGGTATCCGAACAGGCTGAGGGAGGAAGCGATCCCCCTGCCGGGGCGCCTGATGGCGGTGGCCGACGCCTACGACGCGATCATCTCCCACCGCGTCTACAAGCCGGCGCTCACCCACGAAGAGGCGGTCCGCGAGATGAGCGAAAAACGGGGGACGTACTTCGACCCCGACGTGCTGGACGCCTTCCTGGAAATCAACGAGGAGTTCCGCGAGATCGCCGCCCGCTTCGCCGGCGCCGGCGTGGAGCCCGAACTGCCGCCGGAAGCGTGA
- a CDS encoding translation initiation factor Sui1, with amino-acid sequence MVYSTERGLVCPTCRVPVAKCRCGKEEPAPAGDGIVRVRRETKGRGGKTVTAVSGVPLGGEALRTLAKDLKRRCGTGGTAKDGVIEIQGDHRETIAAELSRRGFTAKLAGG; translated from the coding sequence ATGGTCTACTCGACGGAGCGGGGGCTCGTCTGCCCGACGTGCCGCGTGCCCGTGGCGAAATGCCGTTGCGGGAAGGAGGAACCCGCACCCGCGGGGGACGGGATCGTCCGGGTCCGCCGGGAGACGAAGGGCCGGGGAGGAAAGACGGTGACCGCCGTGTCGGGCGTCCCGCTCGGGGGGGAAGCGCTACGGACCCTGGCAAAGGACCTGAAACGCCGCTGCGGCACCGGGGGAACGGCCAAGGACGGGGTGATCGAGATCCAGGGCGACCACCGGGAGACGATCGCGGCGGAACTTTCCCGCCGCGGCTTCACCGCAAAGTTGGCGGGGGGATAA
- a CDS encoding FecR domain-containing protein translates to MKNTVTAILLLGVLCLPPVAGTAVAGETIGMVRTASGDATVTRGETSLPADPGLKIMVGDTLVTGRDGSLGVILHDDSTLSIGPGSRLVLRSFRFSPSEGKFDLVARISRGTMAYLSGLIGKLAPEAARFETPSATIGIRGTRFAVNVGEPSSR, encoded by the coding sequence ATGAAGAACACCGTGACCGCCATTCTCCTGCTGGGCGTCCTGTGCCTCCCACCCGTTGCCGGTACGGCCGTCGCCGGGGAGACGATCGGCATGGTGCGAACCGCGTCGGGCGACGCCACCGTCACCCGGGGGGAGACATCGCTCCCTGCCGACCCGGGGTTGAAGATCATGGTCGGGGACACCCTCGTCACCGGTCGGGACGGATCGCTCGGCGTCATCCTTCATGACGACTCCACCCTCTCCATCGGCCCGGGGAGCCGGCTCGTCCTCCGAAGTTTCCGATTCTCACCCTCGGAGGGAAAGTTCGACCTGGTGGCCCGAATCTCCCGTGGGACGATGGCGTACCTCTCGGGCCTGATCGGCAAGCTGGCCCCCGAAGCGGCCCGCTTCGAAACCCCCTCGGCCACCATCGGCATCCGGGGAACGCGCTTCGCCGTGAATGTAGGGGAACCTTCCTCTCGATGA
- a CDS encoding fructose-bisphosphate aldolase class I, with protein sequence MNLDELESVARTLVAPGKGILAADESSPTIEKRFKAIDLPSTEENRRAYRELLFTTPGVSEFISGVILYDETIRQRSADGTPFTKVLERQGIVPGIKVDEGAKALIGYPGEKITEGLDGLRGRLPDYRALGARFAKWRAVIDIGAGIPTHYCIQANAHALARYAALCQEAGLVPIVEPEVLMDGDHTIERCEEVTTEVLSLVYAELAAHRVALEGTLLKPNMVVSGKGCPAQAGAAHVAEATVRTLSRVVPPAVPGIVFLSGGQSPRQATEHLSVMNAMGKHPWELSFSYGRALQDPVLKAWKGKGANIAAAKEAFLLRARLNGAARFGKYSPAMEEKAS encoded by the coding sequence ATGAACCTCGACGAACTGGAATCGGTCGCGCGCACTCTCGTCGCCCCGGGAAAGGGGATCCTGGCCGCGGACGAAAGCTCCCCGACCATCGAGAAACGGTTCAAGGCGATCGATCTCCCTTCCACGGAGGAAAACCGGCGGGCGTACCGGGAACTCCTCTTCACGACCCCGGGCGTTTCGGAGTTCATCAGCGGCGTGATCCTTTACGACGAGACGATCCGGCAACGCTCCGCGGACGGGACGCCGTTCACGAAGGTGCTGGAACGGCAGGGGATCGTACCGGGGATCAAGGTCGACGAAGGGGCGAAGGCGCTGATCGGATATCCCGGGGAGAAGATCACCGAGGGGCTGGACGGGCTGCGGGGGCGCCTGCCGGACTATCGGGCGCTGGGCGCCCGTTTCGCGAAGTGGCGCGCGGTGATCGACATCGGGGCCGGGATCCCGACGCATTACTGCATCCAGGCCAACGCCCACGCGCTGGCACGATACGCCGCGCTGTGCCAGGAAGCGGGGCTCGTCCCCATCGTGGAGCCGGAGGTGCTGATGGACGGGGACCACACGATCGAGCGGTGCGAGGAGGTGACCACCGAAGTGCTCTCGCTGGTCTACGCGGAGTTGGCGGCCCATCGCGTGGCCCTCGAGGGGACGCTGCTGAAGCCGAACATGGTCGTTTCGGGGAAAGGGTGTCCGGCCCAGGCGGGGGCGGCGCACGTCGCGGAGGCGACGGTCCGAACCCTCTCCCGCGTCGTCCCGCCGGCCGTCCCCGGCATCGTCTTCCTCTCCGGAGGCCAGTCCCCGCGACAGGCAACGGAGCATCTGAGTGTCATGAACGCGATGGGGAAGCACCCCTGGGAACTGAGTTTCTCCTACGGGAGGGCGCTGCAGGATCCGGTGTTGAAAGCGTGGAAAGGAAAAGGAGCGAACATTGCTGCGGCGAAGGAGGCGTTCCTCCTGCGCGCAAGGCTGAACGGTGCCGCTCGCTTTGGGAAATATTCCCCGGCCATGGAGGAGAAGGCATCTTGA
- a CDS encoding cache domain-containing protein → MRRITLAVLGIAVSLCLAGSAFAAGATKDECVAKSKEAAAMVNDKGLDAAIAEINKKDGKFVWADTYVFLMDFDGKMLAHPMSPALIGKNVLDMKDKGDPGKLLFKEFIEVAKGKGEGWVDYMWTNPGDPKPRKKVTYTYRVPGKNLYVGAGVYE, encoded by the coding sequence ATGAGAAGAATCACTCTGGCCGTATTGGGAATCGCAGTGAGCTTGTGCCTCGCCGGAAGCGCGTTCGCGGCAGGCGCCACCAAGGACGAGTGCGTGGCAAAGAGCAAGGAAGCGGCCGCAATGGTCAACGACAAGGGGCTGGACGCGGCCATCGCGGAGATCAACAAGAAGGACGGGAAATTCGTCTGGGCGGACACCTACGTCTTCCTGATGGACTTCGACGGGAAGATGCTCGCGCATCCGATGAGTCCGGCGCTGATCGGGAAGAACGTGCTGGACATGAAGGACAAGGGGGATCCGGGGAAGCTCCTCTTCAAGGAGTTCATCGAGGTCGCGAAGGGGAAGGGAGAGGGCTGGGTCGACTACATGTGGACCAACCCGGGTGATCCGAAGCCGCGCAAGAAGGTCACCTATACCTACAGGGTGCCGGGAAAGAACCTGTACGTCGGCGCGGGAGTCTACGAGTAA
- the mdh gene encoding malate dehydrogenase: MARKKIALIGGGQIGGVLAQMCAQRELGDVVLFDIVEGLPQGKCLDIAEVGPVEGFDVSLKGTNNYADIAGSDIVIVTAGLPRKPGMSRDDLIGVNSKIMSQVAEGIKTYAPNSFVIVISNPLDAMVTLCQKITGFPNNRIIGQAGVLDSARFAAFIAWELGVSVRDVTAMTLGGHGDDMVPLIRYASVAGIPVMELLERKYGNAAKAKEVMDAMVNRTRKAGGEVVALLKTGSAFFSPASAAIAMVESILKDQKRVLPCCVYLNGEFGVKGYFVGVPTVLGAGGVEKIIEFKLNAEEQAMMDKSVAAVKELVSTLK, encoded by the coding sequence ATGGCGAGGAAGAAGATTGCTCTCATCGGCGGCGGTCAGATCGGCGGCGTACTGGCCCAGATGTGCGCCCAACGCGAACTCGGCGACGTCGTGCTGTTCGACATCGTCGAAGGGTTGCCCCAGGGCAAATGCCTCGACATCGCGGAAGTCGGCCCGGTGGAAGGATTCGACGTCTCCCTGAAGGGGACGAACAATTACGCCGACATCGCCGGCTCCGACATCGTCATCGTCACCGCGGGACTCCCCCGCAAGCCCGGGATGAGCCGCGACGACCTGATCGGCGTCAACTCGAAGATCATGTCGCAGGTCGCCGAGGGGATCAAGACGTACGCCCCGAACTCCTTCGTCATCGTCATCTCCAACCCGCTCGACGCGATGGTGACCCTCTGCCAGAAGATCACCGGGTTCCCCAACAACCGGATCATCGGGCAGGCAGGCGTCCTCGATTCGGCCCGCTTCGCCGCCTTCATCGCCTGGGAGCTCGGCGTCTCCGTACGGGACGTGACGGCGATGACCCTGGGCGGTCACGGCGACGACATGGTCCCCCTCATCCGGTACGCCTCCGTGGCCGGGATCCCCGTCATGGAGCTGCTGGAGCGGAAGTACGGCAACGCCGCCAAGGCGAAGGAAGTCATGGACGCGATGGTGAACCGCACCCGGAAGGCCGGCGGCGAAGTGGTCGCCCTGCTGAAGACCGGCTCCGCCTTCTTCTCCCCGGCGTCGGCGGCGATCGCCATGGTCGAGTCGATCCTGAAGGACCAGAAGCGGGTCCTGCCGTGCTGCGTCTACCTGAACGGCGAGTTCGGCGTGAAGGGGTACTTCGTGGGCGTTCCGACCGTCCTGGGCGCGGGCGGGGTCGAGAAGATCATCGAGTTCAAGCTCAACGCCGAGGAGCAGGCGATGATGGACAAGTCGGTCGCCGCCGTGAAGGAACTGGTCAGCACGCTCAAATAA
- a CDS encoding OmpA family protein, protein MTLRSFVLPFALLLLAAACATAPKPPPPPPPRDIIVLLPDDQGKTGAIVVSSAGVERRLDRPGQTVTVEAGSPPGLPTVLPDQEARAIAGPALAALPKPPARFILYFEHDSVNLTPESRARLKYVLETIRDRAPVDVSVVGHTDTVGKKEYNYALSMKRAKAVAAILVGKGIDPSVLDITSHGKDNPLVPTGDQVPEPRNRRVEITVR, encoded by the coding sequence GTGACCCTGCGATCTTTCGTCCTTCCGTTCGCCCTCCTCCTGCTGGCGGCCGCCTGCGCCACGGCTCCGAAGCCTCCCCCCCCGCCGCCGCCGCGTGACATCATCGTTCTCCTTCCCGACGACCAGGGGAAGACCGGAGCCATCGTCGTCTCGAGCGCGGGGGTCGAGCGGCGCCTGGACCGGCCGGGGCAGACGGTGACGGTCGAGGCGGGGTCCCCTCCCGGACTCCCCACGGTACTGCCCGACCAGGAGGCGCGCGCAATCGCGGGCCCGGCCCTCGCGGCCCTCCCGAAGCCTCCTGCCCGGTTCATCCTCTACTTCGAGCACGACTCGGTCAACCTCACTCCGGAGTCGCGGGCGCGGCTGAAATATGTGCTGGAGACGATCCGAGACCGCGCCCCGGTGGATGTCAGCGTGGTCGGTCACACCGACACGGTGGGGAAGAAGGAGTACAACTACGCCCTCTCCATGAAACGCGCCAAGGCGGTGGCCGCCATCCTGGTCGGGAAAGGGATCGATCCGTCCGTCCTCGACATCACGTCCCACGGGAAGGACAACCCGCTCGTCCCCACCGGCGACCAGGTCCCGGAACCGCGGAACCGCCGGGTGGAGATCACGGTCCGGTAA
- a CDS encoding alpha/beta hydrolase: protein MGGNPLESKKGETVVLVHGLWMTGTEMRVLGGRLEEAGFRVRYFRYRSWRGGLAQATGALREFVEATEGERVHLVGHSLGGVVIAKMLEEAPLSRPGRVAMLGAPMGGSAAARIVSRRRAGRWLVGGVIREGIVEHAPKWPGGRELLVVAGDIPLGSGLLLGLAKPHDGVIRVEETRVEGARTVTTRASHVGLLLSRKVAALLSDHFRRVA, encoded by the coding sequence GTGGGCGGGAATCCGCTGGAATCGAAGAAGGGCGAAACGGTCGTCCTGGTTCACGGGCTCTGGATGACGGGGACGGAGATGCGCGTCCTCGGCGGCCGTCTCGAGGAGGCGGGTTTCCGCGTGCGCTACTTCCGGTACCGCTCCTGGCGGGGGGGGCTCGCGCAGGCGACGGGGGCCCTCCGGGAGTTCGTCGAGGCGACGGAAGGGGAGCGGGTGCACCTCGTCGGGCACAGCCTGGGGGGCGTCGTGATCGCGAAGATGCTCGAGGAGGCCCCCCTTTCCCGGCCGGGGCGCGTGGCGATGCTGGGGGCTCCGATGGGCGGGAGCGCGGCGGCGAGGATCGTGTCCCGGCGCCGGGCCGGGCGATGGCTCGTGGGCGGCGTGATCCGGGAGGGGATCGTCGAACATGCGCCGAAGTGGCCGGGAGGAAGGGAACTTCTCGTCGTCGCCGGGGACATTCCGTTGGGGTCGGGGCTTCTCCTCGGTCTCGCCAAGCCCCACGACGGCGTCATCCGGGTCGAGGAAACGCGCGTCGAAGGGGCGCGGACGGTCACCACACGCGCGTCGCACGTCGGGTTGCTCCTGTCCCGGAAAGTGGCCGCGCTCCTTTCCGATCATTTCCGCCGGGTCGCCTGA